In Lachancea thermotolerans CBS 6340 chromosome H complete sequence, a single genomic region encodes these proteins:
- the LAG2 gene encoding Lag2p (some similarities with uniprot|Q92325 Saccharomyces cerevisiae YOL025W LAG2 Protein involved in determination of longevity): MLLSDIIDQYFSTQDHDLRYMALREHILNARDRWSDVQLQGLVSRVLIPALSDRDTAIVELVSTQVFPHVAALHPLETEPCIILPLCQRLRFPPENLELARQEVSPNEPQDRPQVLQSLRNVLSTFKSPLVSPQPLDIYCNCFQRMLERPYLAWETLGLLIQLSEDLHVIETWYARLYMLALQDGRLTAMNAMQIATGRVSPNVILQCLKQAGPFTEAHARLLSQITQEHAAFRLCYGELVQLLLQQPLTETVCLTLANLSVWLQQPAIEAASPMKSTLADALFGRCCTILSSASEMNQPPLEDEDPTQDSYLKQLSDVSGDEDNEYEFEDEEDDEAALAPKLCLQLLRLLPLQIPQYVIDRLESPNLNEDALLELIGEKAINLPHVVSRLPKAADRLPIDKMPLNVLEVLPSLPSVQKRIAYFTESSILPSNAPLILANTIIKDAEHINENTANCLVEVLNHHLNLEVADLEQYQLAIDAAASAAKRSEVHHLHDHIAQMVWPHLKPNKAFIRTIKVGNMKQAIDDGVSFRLNCYTLLQQLDLSYTAQCVILQECAERGFKDESSIKEAAAELFTKVLELAWPNIRIRDATWFVEHLCPRVQDRVQKLLSAEPQATATQHQIADWARGLKVLEHVELVTGDIFNIVKNDLDCTFMGPTV; the protein is encoded by the coding sequence ATGCTTCTTTCTGACATTATCGACCAGTATTTCAGCACCCAGGACCATGACCTGCGGTACATGGCACTTCGGGAGCACATACTCAATGCGCGCGACCGCTGGTCGGACgttcaacttcaaggatTAGTATCACGTGTGCTGATTCCTGCACTCAGCGACCGGGACACGGCAATAGTTGAGCTTGTTTCGACCCAAGTATTCCCGCATGTTGCGGCTCTGCACCCGCTGGAAACGGAGCCCTGCATCATATTACCGCTTTGCCAAAGACTGCGCTTTCCGCCTGAGAATCTTGAACTAGCGCGTCAAGAGGTCTCCCCAAATGAGCCACAGGACAGGCCCCAAGTTTTGCAATCACTAAGAAACGTGCTTTCTACGTTCAAATCTCCCCTGGTCTCACCACAGCCTTTGGATATATATTGTAATTGCTTCCAGAGGATGCTCGAGCGGCCGTACTTGGCGTGGGAAACTTTGGGATTGCTTATCCAGCTTTCTGAAGATCTACATGTGATAGAGACATGGTACGCTCGGTTATACATGCTAGCGCTTCAAGATGGCCGCCTGACTGCAATGAATGCCATGCAAATTGCCACTGGCAGGGTTTCACCGAATGTTATTTTGCAATGTCTAAAACAAGCCGGTCCCTTCACGGAGGCTCATGCGAGGTTACTTTCACAAATCACTCAAGAACATGCGGCCTTTAGGTTATGTTATGGCGAACTCGTCCAATTGCTTCTCCAGCAGCCTCTCACAGAGACTGTGTGCTTGACCCTAGCAAACCTTTCTGTGTGGCTCCAGCAGCCTGCTATTGAGGCCGCTTCCCCAATGAAATCCACACTCGCAGATGCTCTTTTCGGGAGGTGCTGCACAATTCTTTCAAGTGCTTCTGAAATGAACCAGCCGCCTTTGGAAGATGAGGATCCAACACAGGATAGTTACCTAAAGCAGCTGTCTGACGTGAGTGGAGACGAGGACAACGAGTACGAAtttgaagacgaagaagacgatgaagcGGCGCTGGCCCCGAAGCTATGTCTTCAGCTTTTAAGGTTACTTCCACTACAAATACCGCAATACGTCATAGATAGACTAGAATCTCCCAACCTGAATGAAGATGCGCTCCTTGAGCTAATTGGCGAAAAGGCGATTAACCTGCCTCATGTCGTTTCGAGACTTCCGAAGGCAGCAGACCGCTTGCCAATTGATAAAATGCCTTTAAATGTTTTAGAAGTACTCCCTTCATTGCCGTCGGTACAAAAACGAATAGCGTATTTTACTGAATCATCCATTCTGCCTTCAAACGCACCTCTGATACTAGCCAACACTATCATAAAAGATGCAGAGCATATCAATGAGAACACCGCAAATTGTCTAGTCGAAGTGTTGAACCATCACCTCAACCTGGAGGTCGCTGATCTCGAACAGTACCAGCTTGCCATCGACGCGGCTGCTTCGGCTGCAAAAAGGTCTGAGGTCCACCACCTACATGATCATATTGCGCAAATGGTATGGCCCCACCTTAAACcaaacaaagctttcattCGCACCATCAAGGTAGGAAACATGAAACAGGCTATTGACGACGGTGTGTCATTTAGACTAAACTGTTATACACTGCTTCAACAATTAGACCTATCCTATACAGCACAATGCGTCATCTTACAAGAGTGTGCGGAGAGGGGCTTTAAAGATGAATCCTCAATCAAGGAAGCAGCCGCAGAGCTATTCACAAAAGTGCTTGAGCTTGCGTGGCCAAATATAAGAATCCGTGATGCTACCTGGTTTGTTGAGCACTTATGTCCGCGCGTACAAGACAGGGTTCAAAAGCTCCTGTCCGCTGAGCCCCAGGCTACTGCAACGCAGCACCAAATTGCTGACTGGGCTAGGGGACTTAAAGTCTTGGAACACGTTGAGCTTGTCACTGGTGACATATTCAATATCGTGAAAAACGATCTAGATTGTACCTTTATGGGCCCCACAGTATAA
- a CDS encoding uncharacterized protein (some similarities with uniprot|P43598 Saccharomyces cerevisiae YFR017C Putative protein of unknown function): MSGNTDSGYSSSSEDFTKLEEAPKYRETPDLLNFGSSETSDKTKRANPLLRRRSTNYSDALEIERRLPAAVANDLSIIEGRGTKPMNEQFFKRDLQEKSENLRDGDAFYRYDCAQAGPKFVSAQDSSRDLDLMSQSQSQPRSQPRSQRPVNTNGITFCGEGNKSDVVDQSSSQRPSLYQRSSSKFEDYKKDIYDRLHLFNE, from the coding sequence ATGTCAGGAAATACAGATAGCGGCTATTCGTCTTCCTCGGAAGACTTCACCAAGCTCGAAGAGGCCCCAAAGTACAGGGAGACGCCGGACCTTTTAAATTTCGGATCGAGCGAAACCAGCGACAAGACAAAAAGAGCCAATCCTTTGTTGAGAAGGCGCTCCACAAATTATTCAGATGCTCTGGAAATAGAACGTCGCCTACCGGCGGCTGTCGCAAATGACCTAAGTATCATTGAAGGCCGTGGCACAAAACCCATGAATGAGCAATTCTTCAAGCGTGATTTACAGGAGAAATCCGAGAACCTGCGGGACGGGGATGCCTTTTATCGATATGATTGTGCTCAAGCAGGTCCAAAGTTTGTTTCTGCGCAAGATTCTAGTAGAGATTTAGATTTAATGTCACAGTCTCAGTCACAACCTCGATCTCAGCCTCGATCGCAGAGACCTGTGAACACCAATGGCATAACCTTCTGCGGCGAAGGCAACAAAAGTGATGTCGTTGATCAAAGCAGCTCCCAAAGGCCTTCTTTATATCAGCGGTCATCCTCAAAGTTTGAGGACTACAAAAAAGATATTTACGACAGACTACACTTGTTTAACGAATGA
- the PGK1 gene encoding phosphoglycerate kinase (highly similar to uniprot|P00560 Saccharomyces cerevisiae YCR012W PGK1 3-phosphoglycerate kinase catalyzes transfer of high-energy phosphoryl groups from the acyl phosphate of 1 3-bisphosphoglycerate to ADP to produce ATP key enzyme in glycolysis and gluconeogenesis), which yields MSLSSKLTVKDLNVKDKRVFIRVDFNVPLDGQTITSNQRIVAALPTIKYVLEQKPKVVVLASHLGRPNGERVEKYSLKPVAAELQKLLGKDVTFLNDCVGPEVTKAVNSAAPGSVILLENLRFHIEEEGSRKVDGKKVKADKADVEKFRKELCSLADVYVNDAFGTAHRAHSSIVGFELEQRAAGFLLSKELEYFGKALENPARPFLAILGGAKVADKIQLIDNLLDKVDSIIIGGGMAFTFKKVLEGTEIGNSIFDKAGAEIVPKLAEKAKQKNVQIVLPIDFVCGDSFSADAQVKNVTDKEGVPQGWEGLDCGPESRKLFSAAVAKAKTIVWNGPPGVFEFEKFAEGTQALLKDAVKASESGATVIIGGGDTATVAKKYGVVDKISHVSTGGGASLELLEGKELPGVTFLSNKA from the coding sequence ATGTCTCTATCTTCCAAGCTAACTGTCAAGGACTTGAACGTCAAGGACAAGCGTGTCTTCATCAGAGTGGACTTCAACGTCCCATTGGACGGCCAGACCATCACCTCTAACCAGAGAATCGTCGCTGCTTTGCCAACCATCAAGTACGTGTTGGAGCAAAAGCCAAAGGTCGTCGTCTTGGCCTCCCACTTGGGTAGACCAAACGGTGAGAGAGTCGAGAAGTACTCTTTGAAGCCAGTTGCTGCTGAGCTACAAAAACTATTGGGCAAGGACGTCACCTTCTTGAACGACTGTGTCGGCCCAGAGGTCACCAAGGCTGTCAACTCCGCCGCCCCAGGCTCCGTCATCTTGTTGGAGAACTTGAGATTCCACATTGAGGAGGAGGGTTCCAGAAAGGTCGACGGTAAGAAGGTCAAGGCCGACAAGGCCGATGTCGAGAAGTTCAGAAAGGAGCTATGCTCTCTAGCTGACGTCTACGTCAATGACGCTTTCGGTACTGCTCACAGAGCCCACTCTTCCATCGTTGGTTTCGAGTTGGAGCAGAGAGCCGCCGGTTTCTTGTTGTCCAAGGAGTTGGAGTACTTCGGTAAGGCTTTGGAGAACCCAGCCAGACctttcttggccatctTGGGTGGTGCTAAGGTCGCCGACAAGATCCAATTGATCGACAACTTGTTGGACAAGGTCGACTCCATCATCATCGGTGGTGGTATGGCTTTCACCTTCAAGAAGGTCTTGGAGGGTACTGAAATCGGTAACTCCATCTTCGACAAGGCCGGTGCCGAGATCGTTCCAAAGTTGGCTGAGAAGGCCAAGCAAAAGAACGTCCAGATCGTCTTGCCAATCGATTTCGTCTGCGGTGACAGCTTCTCTGCTGACGCTCAAGTCAAGAACGTCACCGACAAGGAGGGTGTCCCACAAGGCTGGGAAGGCTTGGACTGTGGTCCAGAGTCCAGAAAGTTGTTCTCTGCTGCCGTCGCCAAGGCTAAGACCATCGTCTGGAACGGTCCTCCAGGTGTCTTTgagttcgagaagttcGCCGAGGGTACtcaagctttgttgaaggaCGCCGTCAAGGCCTCCGAGTCCGGTGCTACCGTCATCATCGGTGGTGGTGACACTGCCACTGTCGCCAAGAAGTACGGC
- a CDS encoding KLTH0H13574p (conserved hypothetical protein) codes for MLRLLESVLTGSPFDAYIVIEFDSALKTCFNLIFLRDNCTCQDCLHPDTKQRIVDIFGDNGITQSGCCIGKDTAAREYFVSTRFQVGELLVCSWAEGHTSRFSKEWLLVHSYAPPLRPSKALLPERSTWDAETFEQLHQKLNNNKFYQMTECAPKVLQDIYVYGFAFVDEVPISLEATKEVSETISIIRPTHYDLGVWDFTSDLAKKDTAYTSLAINMHTDGNYWNEPPGLQLFHLLEHSRGKGGETRIVDVSKVLEVLVSLAKEDESWRCTLDVLTTQPLSFHQAGEEGSFYIQDQFPVLTVSKELELLQCRWNNSDRSPKIPLPCKFPMGQVYEALFRFNSLVNDPKYYVQFQLKPGQILVFDNWRVLHARNAFTGYRRLCGSYLTRDDFLARLRCSMNNRETVLNTL; via the coding sequence ATGCTGAGGTTGCTAGAAAGCGTCCTAACCGGTTCGCCCTTTGATGCTTATATCGTGATCGAGTTCGATTCTGCTCTCAAAACATGCTTCAACttaatatttttgagagacaACTGCACCTGTCAAGATTGTCTGCACCCGGATACCAAACAGCGGATTGTTGACATATTTGGCGATAATGGCATTACGCAAAGTGGCTGCTGTATTGGAAAAGATACGGCTGCTCGAGAATATTTTGTAAGTACAAGGTTTCAGGTTGGCGAGCTGCTAGTGTGCTCATGGGCTGAAGGTCACACATCGAGATTTAGTAAAGAGTGGCTTCTAGTTCACTCGTATGCGCCCCCTCTCCGTCCCTCCAAAGCGCTCCTACCTGAAAGATCGACCTGGGATGCTGAGACGTTTGAGCAGCTGCATCAGAAGCTTAACAACAATAAATTCTATCAAATGACTGAATGTGCGCCAAAGGTATTGCAAGATATTTATGTTTACGGCTTTGCTTTTGTCGATGAGGTGCCTATTTCCTTAGAGGCAACGAAGGAAGTTTCGGAGACCATTTCTATCATCAGGCCAACTCACTATGACCTAGGGGTCTGGGACTTTACTTCTGATTTGGCTAAAAAGGACACTGCGTATACTTCGTTAGCCATCAACATGCACACAGATGGAAATTACTGGAACGAGCCCCCTGGCTTACAGCTGTTTCATTTGTTAGAACATTCAAGGGGTAAAGGGGGCGAGACCCGTATTGTTGATGTCTCTAAAGTGTTAGAGGTTCTCGTTAGCCTGGCGAAAGAGGACGAAAGTTGGAGATGCACTCTTGACGTACTTACAACGCAGCCGCTGTCGTTTCATCAAGCTGGGGAAGAAGGTTCCTTCTATATACAGGACCAATTTCCCGTTCTTACCGTTTCAAAGGAGTTAGAATTGCTTCAGTGTCGTTGGAATAATAGTGACAGATCTCCAAAAATCCCGCTGCCGTGTAAATTTCCTATGGGCCAAGTTTATGAAGCATTGTTCCGCTTCAATTCGTTGGTGAATGATCCAAAGTATTACGTTCAATTTCAGCTGAAACCTGGCCAAATTTtagtttttgataattGGAGAGTGCTTCATGCTAGAAATGCGTTCACCGGGTATAGGAGGTTATGCGGGTCATATTTGACTCGCGACGACTTCCTTGCACGGTTGAGGTGTTCAATGAACAACAGGGAAACAGTGTTAAACACACTATGA
- the FET4 gene encoding Fet4p (similar to uniprot|P40988 Saccharomyces cerevisiae YMR319C FET4 Low-affinity Fe(II) transporter of the plasma membrane) produces MGRILRFLANPGSRPDVSQRAPLIGSTDEAIAQYKTPFDGVQAINSDSDESSVGELGDVEVKKEGCIITSHGFTGLQKGLSDRLLDRVVLFAGSQIVFFLMWVIIIIWIVIGIVYNAPENWQVVMQDGQSLQSYIWDTLLMRQQLISAHDHVNVCAILRSRLRTFKRLCKSYNPTHTKEEEGDDTVESRTYCVESVPADIKGCLPVEGWYDRLSSFAGKIIGSLSFMIIFWTGIFVWIGCGALPLDAGNEPPYTGRLSGSNPELKKFSDRWQLYINTATAVVLLVCTMFLQNIRARHEKFITKGLAAVFDIDQEIEQYLRAETGDVTTPNDVVTIHTKKRSIGEKGIDWYADIIGTGIGIFIAAAAIGTWLGIGHLMDWNSDWWLIIGTYTGLIGFLDGFVLRQVYFRIVSHEQENYDTVAQEDLELFQSLGIHCPDELIVDHESNVKKTIPFKISLFINNVCSSQWSVLGSIIIIVALIAIASGLHWSTTGQLIANTPTMIIEAFFMIVLIQAHTWADQRRRIDVSSLFARRCILRSHVKGKRQ; encoded by the coding sequence ATGGGAAGAATACTTAGGTTTCTTGCAAATCCGGGCTCCAGGCCCGACGTTTCACAGAGGGCACCATTGATTGGCAGTACAGATGAGGCAATTGCGCAATATAAAACACCCTTTGATGGCGTCCAGGCTATCAACTCCGATAGCGATGAAAGTTCGGTTGGTGAGCTCGGTGACGTTGAGGTGAAAAAGGAGGGCTGCATCATTACAAGCCATGGGTTCACGGGTCTTCAAAAGGGACTGTCGGACCGCTTGCTAGATAGAGTGGTGCTTTTTGCGGGTTCGCAGATTGTCTTTTTTCTAATGTGGGTTATTATAATTATCTGGATTGTCATTGGGATTGTGTATAATGCCCCTGAAAACTGGCAGGTGGTTATGCAAGACGGCCAATCCCTTCAAAGTTATATCTGGGACACACTGCTAATGAGACAGCAGCTAATCAGCGCGCATGACCATGTTAATGTTTGTGCGATTTTGAGATCCCGCCTCAGGACTTTCAAAAGGCTGTGTAAATCTTATAACCCTACACATAccaaggaagaagaaggagatgACACTGTGGAATCCCGTACGTATTGTGTTGAGTCTGTTCCTGCCGACATCAAGGGATGTTTGCCAGTTGAAGGCTGGTACGACCGACTATCGTCCTTCGCGGGAAAAATCATTGGATCTCTGTCTTTTATGATTATTTTCTGGACTGGTATTTTTGTGTGGATAGGCTGCGGTGCCTTACCCCTTGACGCCGGTAATGAGCCTCCATACACGGGAAGGCTTTCTGGTTCGAACCCCGAACTGAAAAAGTTTAGTGATAGGTGGCAGCTGTATATCAACACTGCCACAGCTGtggttcttcttgtttgtACTATGTTTTTGCAAAACATCAGAGCTAGGCACGAGAAGTTCATTACCAAAGGGTTGGCTGCGGTTTTCGATATTGATCAAGAAATTGAGCAGTACTTGAGAGCCGAGACTGGCGACGTTACAACTCCAAATGATGTTGTGACAATACACACGAAAAAGAGGTCGATCGGAGAAAAGGGTATTGATTGGTATGCAGATATCATTGGAACTGGAATTGGCATTTTCATTGCGGCTGCGGCAATTGGGACTTGGTTAGGTATCGGCCACTTGATGGATTGGAATTCGGATTGGTGGCTAATCATCGGTACATACACAGGCTTGATTGGGTTTTTAGATGGCTTTGTGCTGAGACAAGTCTACTTTCGTATTGTTAGCCACGAGCAGGAAAATTATGACACTGTTGCccaagaagatcttgaatTGTTTCAAAGCTTAGGTATCCATTGCCCTGATGAACTTATAGTCGATCATGAGTCAAATGTCAAGAAGACGATTcccttcaaaatttcaCTTTTCATCAATAACGTATGCTCATCTCAATGGAGTGTCTTGGGATCCATCATAATAATAGTCGCTCTCATTGCCATCGCCTCGGGGCTTCACTGGAGTACTACTGGTCAGCTGATAGCAAACACTCCTACTATGATTATAGAAGCATTTTTTATGATTGTCCTCATTCAAGCGCACACTTGGGCcgatcaaagaagaagaattGACGTATCTTCTTTGTTTGCGAGAAGATGCATACTTCGCTCGCATGTCAAAGGGAAACGTCAATAA